TGCCAAAGCACGTGCAATGCCTATCCGTTGCCGCTGCCCGCCTGAGAATTCATGCGGATAACGGTGTTGACACTCCCACAGCTAAAGCAGTGGGATTCTCGAGTGCTAAGACGTTCGCAGTCCCTTTTGGTTTTGAACTAGCCTCAAGTTAAGGGGGCTGCCATGGCCCCGTCCAACTGCGTTATGAATTGTACCGCAATTGGCGGTATACCTGTTACCGGTACACAAGTTATATAACTTGTTTATGTTTGGAGATGCCTGACAGGGCTTTTGCGATATTGATGCTTGCATTTAAATCCGCGTGGTTTTTATAGCTGCACTTTTTACATTTGAACCTCAAACCATTGCGGTTTTGCTTGTCACAATTTCCGCATTTACATGTTTGCGATGTATAATTTGGCACGACATATTCAACCGTGATGCCTGCCATTTCTGCTTTATACTGAATGAATGTCTGAAGCTGATGGAAACTCCAATTGTTTAGGTTTCTGCCTGCTTCTTTTTTTGATTTAGCCATGCGAATACCTGTCAAATCTTCCATTCTGATCAGTCCAACACCGTTGGACCTGGCAAACCGTATGATTCGACGGGATATGGTATGATTCATTTCTCTCATCCAAAGGGACTCTTTATCTTTTGATTTTTTGATAGCTTGAAGTTTTTTCAGCTTGCCCAGCTTGCGTCTTCTTGAAGAAAATCTTCTTCTTTTGAAGGCTATTTGATTGCCTTTAAAAAATAAACTTTTCGTGCCGACACTGCATGTGGCGATGTTTTTCAACCCAAGGTCAATACCCAATACCTTCTCATTGTTCGTTTTTTCTACGGCATAGGAAATGGCAATTGTCACAAACCAGCGGCCTCTCTTTTTAAAAAGGTCAACCGTACCTTGTTTGGCTTCACCGTTTAAAATCTTATCGAGCCATTTTTGCTGAAACGGTCGGACGACCAAAGGCACGCCGATGCGTTTTTCAAGTGTCGGGAAGCTGATTTTATAAAGGCTGTCATATTCTATTTTGGCGTTTTGGTTATTGAAAGCACACCAGAGTCGTTTATATTTTTTCACTTTTTGGTGTCTCTTTTGACTTTTTACATCCCGAATCGTTTGATTAACAACTGCTGAGGGCAGTTGTTTGTTGGATGAGAACAGCTTGAAAACTTTGGATGTCGCTTTGTTTAGATCGTCATAAGTTAAAAGCCAATTAGCGAAATCCGTGTTTGTTTGTGTCATTGTTTGATACACATTTTGTTTTTCTATTGTCGGCTTTAGCAATTCTACTTTCAGAGAAATTGTTGGCACCATTTCACCTCCTCATATATATTATATCACAAAGGGGAACATAAGTTCTAGTTTTATTTTAATTGTTTTGACCCTACTATTTTTAAGATCATGTCTTAATATATTCGCTCTCATCCCACACCTGAAGGAATGGGCTTTCCCGCTCATTAGTACGGTAAAAAGAGCCGCTGTTGTACAAATGAAACAGCAGCCCTTCAAAATATCATTCAGCCCCAATCACACCACATGCAATCCGATCTCCCGCATCACCAGCCGGCTGTGATTTATAATCATCGGCTTTGGCATGAATCATTAATGCCGTACCCTCTCCATCAAGGAGTGAATTGGGCTGATCAGGCTTTAATGTGACTTTGTCAGCTAAGGCTTCAGTCATAACTGTCCCGCTTTTGGAAACTTCTATATTAAGCAAGTCGCCTGCATGGGGGCCTTCAGGATTGTCAAACCCATGCTCTTTGTTGGTCGGGTTGAAGTGCCCCCCTGCACTTTTGAAGGATGGCGGTTCACAGACACCCTTTTCGTGGATATGAAAACCGTGCTTGCCCGGCGGAAGATCCTTTGCCTCAAGCTTAATATGCACCCCATCAGGTTTTTCCGTTAAAACGGCAGAGCCAATTGTTTCATTTTCTGAGTTAATGAGCGTTGTCTCTACCTGCTCAGGCCCTGCTTCTGCGGCTTTAGACGTCTCCACTCCAGGATCTTCAGTTTCTTGTTGCTCAGGTGTAGCATCCGGAGAAGGATTACACGCTGCCAGAGTGATCACAAAAAAAGTCAAAACACACCCCAGCAGCCAGTTTTTATTCAACATCACACATACCTCCATATCATTGATCTATATCATTTCAATTATGCTCATGGAGGTTGAGAATTAAACGTGTGGCTGAACAAAAAATGATAGATCTATATCCCATGCAGCTGTTATAATGAGAGCACATATTTTGGAGGTGGTACAGATGGGTTTGTTTGATGGCATGATGGGCAATGCGTCTGAAATAGCAAATTCTGACGTGGAAAAGGAACTTGGGGAATTATTATCTTCTGGTGAGAACGTGGAGCACGCGTACAAACTGGTTCGGGATCTTCTCGTTTTCACCAATAGACGACTGATTCTTGTAGACAAGCAGGGTGTAACCGGAAAGAAGACCGATTATCATTCTATCCCGTATAAAAGCATCACTCATTTTTCAATCGAGACGGCTGGCACCTTTGACCTTGACGCAGAAATGAAAATCTGGGTCTCCGGCAGCAGTGCACCGGTTGAAAAAACATTCAACAAGCAGCTGAACATTTTCAAGGTGCAAAGTGTATTGAATGCGTATGTGACAGGCTAATTCTATTAATACAACAACCGGTGCCTCTACCATGGACACCGGTTGTTGTTTTATTAGGACACTATTATTAATGGGGGTCGTATAGGGTTTTAATGAATATTAAGGCCCAATATCCGTAAAACCCGAACTTACTAGGTCTCTAAAAAAGTGATGAAGCACGTTACATTTCTTCATGAGAGCATCGTGATTTCCGCTGCGGGAAGTCGCTTTAACTTCACCACAGCTCAAGTGCGACATCTGTTTAAGAAAATCACTTTCACAGTGTCTTCTAGCCAAGGGGCCTGCAGGAGGCAGGTCGTTCGATGTTGGCGCAGGACGCGCCGGTTTTAATCGAACATCCCCTGATGCCTCCTTGCCCCGGCAAGGGGTATGTCGACGTTGTCCGCAAAGGACGGTTTTAGTCGACCCTCCCTAATGTAACGCTGTGGGTTCTTCGGACTCGTGCTGTTCCCGCAGTCAACCATGTATCGCAAAAAACGCTATACACCACAAGGGGATGAAAATAGATGTAGGGTGGCGATACTAGTGCTACGGCTGGATGAGGAAGGTCGATACTCCTTGGTGCCTTAGAGCCCTACCCGCAGTCTGACTCCTTCGACCACGGCGCATCACTTATTGTTGCTCCCTTTCGGGAAGCACTCATGGTAGATTAACCCTATTCTGGTTGTTGCGCCAGCCTTAAAATATTTGATGCCGTAGAAAGGATGCTTTTCAATGGATATACTCATTGAAAGAGCATGCGGTTTGGATGTCCACAAAGACAACATTACTGCATGCATTATCACACCAAAAGGAAAGGAGATTGAAACATTTTCAACCAAAACTGTTTATCTGATCGGATTAGTGGATTGGATCAAGGAACACAAATGCACACATGTTGCGATGGAAAGCACGAGTGTCTACTGGAAACCAATTGTTAATTTGTTAGAAGCAGAAGATATTGAATTCCTAGTAGTGAATGCGCAACATATTAAAGCTGTTCCAGGAAGAAAAACAGATGTCAAAGATGCTGAATGGATTGCTAAGCTTCTTCGTCATGGTTTACTAAAGGCTAGCTTCATTCCAGATCGGAAACAAAGGGAACTACGTGAACTTGTTCGGTATCGTAGAAGCATCATCGAAGAACGTGCGAGACAACTCAATCGAATTCAGAAAGTCCTAGAAGGCGCTAACATCAAACTAGGTTCTGTTGTTTCTAACATTACAGGCGTCTCTTCTCTTGATATGCTTCGGTCTATAGCTAATGGCGTTGAAGACCTTGATGTTTTAGCCAATTATGCAAGAGGCGTAATGAAACAGAAAAAAGAACAACTAAAACTTGCTCTACAAGGTTATATACAAGATCATCAGCGGTTCATGATAAAGACTATTATAGACCACTATGATTACCTTACTAACACAATAGATATGCTTGATGAAGAGATAGCTCAAAGAATGAGTGAATATCAGGAAGATATTGAGCGACTGGATTCAATCCCAGGAATCGCAACAAGAATGGCTGAACAAATACTTGCAGAGCTTGGAACAAATATTAAAAAACAATTTCCTACTGCACCACAAATGTGTTCATGGGCGGGGTTAGTTCCCGGTAATAATGAAAGTGCTGGGAAACGTAAATCATCTAGAACTAGGAATGGAAATAAATATTTGAAATCTGCATTAATTGAAGCAGCTCATTCACTTCGGGGTTCCAAGACCTATCTCGGAGCACTCTATCGTCGTACGGCTGCCCGTAAGGGTAGAAAACGAGCAGCAATTGTAGTTGCTCATGCCATTTTACGAATAGCCTACTATCTACTAACTCGTAAAGAGATGTATGTAGATTTAGGCGAAGATCACTTCGACAAGCAAAGAAAACAATCTATTGTTAACCATTCACTGCGCCGCCTAGAAAGTTTAGGATATACAGTTGATATTAAGGAACAAGAAGTATCTTAACATCTTACTGATTCTATAGCCATTAGACATTGGCGCTCTCCTACTTTTTTAAAAATGAATGAGCTGCGTCTACTTTAGTGTTGCCATTTTTAAGTTTTATAGTATTTTTATTTTCATGGTAGGAGTCGACTTCCCTCCGCTCCAATCACTTTATATTAATTGAATGCTTGGACGGTCCTGTTCAAGAAAACAAGTAAGAACGTGAACACTCTTAAACAGTTAGTACTAGGTCCATTTATACGTATTATTTCCAATTCAGACGTAATCTCGGTTTACTTATGAGCATTTATTCCGTTTATGAGTGATTTCCAGCCCCTATATGCGCTTCAACGTTCAACCCAATAAAGCAAGAAGATAAACAACACTCCCCTAGCTCGGGGAAAACTCGGAGACTCCTGTGGGAGGAAAAGCCTCGGTGAGACCCCGGAGGTCGATAGACCGAGGAGGCTCAACAGCGCCCACTGGACGCGGAGTGTTTTCCCCGAGCGGTTGCCAGAAGCAGTCATCCCAAGTTTTCACTGTTTCGCAGTTTGTGTCTACTATTCGTTAGTGGGATTTAACGTAAAAGCAACAACCTTTTTAGAGATAATATAAGTAAAGACCAAAAAACCGGTGTACTTAACAAGCACGCCGGTTTTTTGGCTATCTCCCCTATTTATTGGTAATCAAATTACCTTCTTTGTCGCGAAACTTACCAACCAAAATGACAATGAAGTCAACTAGGGTCCACACACCAAAAGCTCCTAGTGTTACAAGCATCAAGATACCGGTTCCGATTTTACCAACGTAAAAACGATGTACACCAAATCCGCCTAAGAAAAATGATAGCAAAACAGTTACAAGCCAGTCTTTGTCTGATTTCATCTATTATCTCACCTCCCCTCAACAAAATGTCAAAAGTCATTGTTTTCTTTTTTTCGACAAACTTTCGACACATTTCGTTCACATCGTAACTATACCTTAACTAAATTAACTATGCAATTATAATTAATATTAAATGTGAACTAATTTAACCTGACGTCAAAGCAAACGTTAAAGCTCATACTCCCATTCATCTCGTAAATTCAAATACAAAACGATCAGGATGTCTTCAAGTTGCTTATTTGTTTTTGTTCCGACGGCCAGATTCGCTTTAGGGAAGATGGCGCTGGCGAGTTGTCTTGTCATGGAGACTCTGGTTGATGGATCCAGTTGCGGCAGTCTGTGGACATACGTTTTAAGCAAATTCCATTCCTTTTGTCCAAGGGCACTCAGATTCGCCCCCGCGATCAGAGTGCTGTCTTTGGTAAGTTGCCGCATGCTGATTTCTGTTTCCAGAGCAGAAGATGCCTTCTTTTTCACCTTTCGCTCATGGACAACAATTGTCCCGGCT
This sequence is a window from Lentibacillus sp. JNUCC-1. Protein-coding genes within it:
- a CDS encoding RNA-guided endonuclease InsQ/TnpB family protein; amino-acid sequence: MPTISLKVELLKPTIEKQNVYQTMTQTNTDFANWLLTYDDLNKATSKVFKLFSSNKQLPSAVVNQTIRDVKSQKRHQKVKKYKRLWCAFNNQNAKIEYDSLYKISFPTLEKRIGVPLVVRPFQQKWLDKILNGEAKQGTVDLFKKRGRWFVTIAISYAVEKTNNEKVLGIDLGLKNIATCSVGTKSLFFKGNQIAFKRRRFSSRRRKLGKLKKLQAIKKSKDKESLWMREMNHTISRRIIRFARSNGVGLIRMEDLTGIRMAKSKKEAGRNLNNWSFHQLQTFIQYKAEMAGITVEYVVPNYTSQTCKCGNCDKQNRNGLRFKCKKCSYKNHADLNASINIAKALSGISKHKQVI
- a CDS encoding superoxide dismutase family protein, producing MLNKNWLLGCVLTFFVITLAACNPSPDATPEQQETEDPGVETSKAAEAGPEQVETTLINSENETIGSAVLTEKPDGVHIKLEAKDLPPGKHGFHIHEKGVCEPPSFKSAGGHFNPTNKEHGFDNPEGPHAGDLLNIEVSKSGTVMTEALADKVTLKPDQPNSLLDGEGTALMIHAKADDYKSQPAGDAGDRIACGVIGAE
- a CDS encoding PH domain-containing protein, with protein sequence MGLFDGMMGNASEIANSDVEKELGELLSSGENVEHAYKLVRDLLVFTNRRLILVDKQGVTGKKTDYHSIPYKSITHFSIETAGTFDLDAEMKIWVSGSSAPVEKTFNKQLNIFKVQSVLNAYVTG
- a CDS encoding IS110 family transposase; protein product: MDILIERACGLDVHKDNITACIITPKGKEIETFSTKTVYLIGLVDWIKEHKCTHVAMESTSVYWKPIVNLLEAEDIEFLVVNAQHIKAVPGRKTDVKDAEWIAKLLRHGLLKASFIPDRKQRELRELVRYRRSIIEERARQLNRIQKVLEGANIKLGSVVSNITGVSSLDMLRSIANGVEDLDVLANYARGVMKQKKEQLKLALQGYIQDHQRFMIKTIIDHYDYLTNTIDMLDEEIAQRMSEYQEDIERLDSIPGIATRMAEQILAELGTNIKKQFPTAPQMCSWAGLVPGNNESAGKRKSSRTRNGNKYLKSALIEAAHSLRGSKTYLGALYRRTAARKGRKRAAIVVAHAILRIAYYLLTRKEMYVDLGEDHFDKQRKQSIVNHSLRRLESLGYTVDIKEQEVS
- a CDS encoding TM2 domain-containing protein, with the protein product MKSDKDWLVTVLLSFFLGGFGVHRFYVGKIGTGILMLVTLGAFGVWTLVDFIVILVGKFRDKEGNLITNK